A genomic segment from Truepera sp. encodes:
- the ccmE gene encoding cytochrome c maturation protein CcmE gives MKRIVYALLGVAVLAVAGFLISRALQSSLVYFILPSEYARDAATFEGKRVRLGGFVQPGSVAFDDAKLHLTFQISDGLKDYPVQYDGAPPDLFQENGGVVIEGRFHDNVFVGDNLLVKHSNDYHPPAEGEPIDVEALKDSLR, from the coding sequence ATGAAGCGCATCGTCTACGCGCTACTGGGCGTCGCCGTCCTGGCGGTCGCCGGGTTCCTCATCTCCAGGGCACTGCAGTCCTCACTCGTCTACTTCATATTGCCCAGCGAGTACGCGCGCGACGCCGCCACGTTCGAAGGCAAGCGCGTGCGCCTGGGCGGCTTCGTGCAGCCCGGAAGCGTCGCCTTCGACGACGCCAAGCTGCACCTGACGTTCCAGATCAGCGACGGCCTCAAGGATTACCCGGTGCAGTACGACGGCGCGCCCCCGGACCTGTTCCAGGAGAACGGCGGCGTGGTCATCGAGGGTCGCTTCCACGACAACGTCTTCGTGGGCGACAACCTGCTCGTCAAACACAGCAACGACTACCACCCGCCTGCGGAGGGCGAGCCCATCGACGTCGAAGCCCTCAAAGACTCGCTCCGCTGA
- the ccsA gene encoding cytochrome c biogenesis protein CcsA has protein sequence MTDTTTGAKRPLWLTVWGVFSLLLFAFGMFAALVISPIDENQGQLIRVMYAHVPVAWIGFVAVGISAVWGMLYLWRGRRLDDVRSVANAEAGLLFSALTIVGGMTYSKPTLNTFWTWDAKLTLTALMLALIVGYFIVRGLIEEPQRRGRVSAVIMIIVLASLPFNYLAAEWFRTLHPAKSINLDGSGVHMDATMLRVLLVNVAAAASVFVYFISERIRIGRMALATDEAADAAQVAETRGPREVVSVR, from the coding sequence ATGACAGACACGACCACGGGCGCCAAGCGCCCTCTCTGGCTGACGGTTTGGGGGGTGTTCAGCCTATTGCTCTTCGCCTTCGGCATGTTCGCCGCCCTCGTCATCAGCCCGATCGACGAAAATCAGGGTCAACTGATCCGCGTGATGTACGCCCACGTGCCGGTGGCCTGGATAGGCTTCGTGGCGGTCGGGATCTCGGCCGTCTGGGGCATGCTCTACCTGTGGCGCGGCCGGCGGCTGGACGACGTCCGTTCGGTGGCTAACGCCGAGGCCGGGCTCCTGTTCTCCGCCCTCACCATCGTGGGGGGCATGACCTACAGCAAGCCGACCCTCAACACCTTCTGGACGTGGGACGCCAAGCTGACGCTCACGGCGCTCATGCTCGCCCTCATCGTCGGGTACTTCATCGTGCGGGGGCTCATCGAGGAGCCGCAGCGCAGGGGCAGGGTCAGCGCCGTGATCATGATCATCGTGCTGGCGAGCCTGCCGTTCAACTACCTGGCAGCGGAATGGTTCCGGACCCTGCACCCGGCCAAGAGCATCAACCTAGACGGCAGCGGCGTGCACATGGACGCCACCATGCTGCGTGTCCTACTCGTCAACGTAGCGGCCGCGGCTTCCGTGTTCGTCTACTTCATCTCGGAGCGCATCCGCATCGGGCGCATGGCGCTGGCAACGGACGAGGCGGCCGACGCGGCGCAGGTCGCCGAAACCAGGGGCCCGCGGGAGGTCGTCAGTGTTCGCTAA
- a CDS encoding heme exporter protein CcmB: protein MTDLVAVLAVARKDFLQELRSRATTVATLFFSAITLVMMAFGLGREPTLMASAAPGVLWVALAFAGVIASAQSFQADLEEGALEQLLLLPVSRASLYLGKLLASWAYLSALGVVMLPLAFGLYGASAPPGTWWVLILTVLLGTLGFAVIATFYAGLTANLQAREALLPVLMFPVVVPVMLGAVRATEAALLGSAEVGLASSWLQLLAGFDLVYLVVCSNIFHFVVDD, encoded by the coding sequence ATGACCGACCTGGTAGCGGTCCTGGCGGTCGCCCGCAAGGACTTCTTGCAGGAGCTGCGCTCTCGCGCCACTACCGTAGCCACCCTGTTCTTCTCCGCCATCACCCTCGTGATGATGGCCTTCGGCCTCGGCCGCGAACCGACGCTCATGGCCAGCGCCGCGCCGGGCGTGCTCTGGGTCGCGCTCGCGTTCGCCGGCGTCATCGCTTCGGCGCAGAGCTTCCAGGCCGACCTCGAGGAGGGGGCCCTCGAGCAACTCCTCCTGCTGCCCGTATCGCGGGCGTCCTTGTACCTCGGTAAGCTCCTCGCCAGTTGGGCGTACCTGAGCGCGCTTGGGGTCGTGATGTTGCCCCTGGCGTTCGGGCTCTACGGCGCCAGCGCGCCACCCGGAACGTGGTGGGTCCTCATCCTGACGGTGCTGCTGGGCACGCTCGGGTTCGCCGTCATCGCCACCTTCTACGCCGGTCTCACGGCCAACCTGCAGGCCCGCGAGGCGTTGCTGCCGGTCCTCATGTTTCCCGTCGTGGTGCCAGTCATGCTGGGCGCCGTACGTGCCACGGAGGCGGCCCTGCTCGGCAGCGCCGAAGTCGGGTTGGCGTCCTCCTGGCTGCAACTGTTGGCCGGCTTCGACCTCGTGTACCTCGTGGTCTGCAGCAACATCTTCCACTTCGTGGTCGACGACTGA
- the ccmA gene encoding heme ABC exporter ATP-binding protein CcmA, giving the protein MSIEEPLAIELVNVTRRMGRDFVLRGVNLEIAAGRLVVLRGANGTGKTTLLRLLATRLRPTSGEARVFGLALPKAGAMARARLGLLSVLGGSFPMLDARENLDLALDLTPGAHAATQQEVGAVLEQVGIDHAANKLVRTYSSGMKKRLGLARLLLLDPDLWLLDEPYAALDDSGKDLVDGCVAAARARGRTVLMASHESDRDRLGPDAVLELRGGVVRMAETAPGGPAAGA; this is encoded by the coding sequence ATGAGCATCGAGGAGCCGTTGGCCATCGAGCTGGTGAACGTCACCCGCCGCATGGGTCGCGACTTCGTGCTGCGCGGCGTCAACCTCGAGATCGCCGCGGGCAGGTTGGTCGTCCTGCGCGGCGCCAACGGCACCGGCAAGACGACCCTGTTGCGGCTACTCGCCACGAGGCTGCGCCCCACCAGCGGCGAGGCGCGCGTCTTCGGCCTCGCACTACCCAAGGCGGGTGCGATGGCCCGGGCGCGGCTGGGGCTCCTGAGCGTCTTGGGCGGCAGCTTCCCCATGCTCGACGCGCGGGAGAACCTGGACCTCGCCCTCGACCTCACGCCCGGCGCCCACGCGGCCACCCAGCAGGAGGTGGGGGCGGTGCTGGAGCAGGTGGGCATCGACCACGCGGCGAACAAGCTCGTCCGCACCTACTCGAGCGGCATGAAGAAGCGCCTGGGTCTGGCCAGGCTGCTCCTGTTGGATCCCGACCTCTGGCTCCTCGACGAGCCGTACGCGGCCCTCGACGACTCGGGAAAGGACCTCGTCGACGGCTGTGTGGCCGCCGCCAGGGCGCGCGGGCGCACGGTGCTCATGGCGTCTCACGAGTCCGACCGCGACCGCCTAGGGCCGGACGCCGTCCTCGAACTGCGAGGCGGCGTAGTGCGCATGGCCGAGACCGCGCCCGGGGGCCCGGCGGCGGGCGCATGA
- a CDS encoding cytochrome c biogenesis protein CcdA: MYTVRGAGAPGHAGARGHAGGTAMVTPGIGVAFIAGVFSFLSPCVLPLVPTYLAYVGGSAEAKRVVLVRNALAFIAGFSLVFIALGAGASALGSVLRSNQRVLMLVGGALVILFGLVMLGVIKLPWLYRDTRVQYSGETKSPFGALVLGMAFAAGWTPCIGPILGAILTMASATGTLASGVGLLAVYALGLGVPFLLAALLLDPFMRFSKGFRRYLPWVERGAGVILLIAGVLMITGTYTALNAMLINVTPTWLLDRL; the protein is encoded by the coding sequence GTGTACACCGTCCGAGGCGCCGGGGCGCCCGGCCACGCCGGGGCGCGCGGCCACGCCGGCGGTACTGCCATGGTGACGCCGGGCATCGGCGTGGCGTTCATCGCCGGCGTCTTCTCCTTCCTGTCGCCCTGCGTGCTCCCCCTCGTGCCGACGTACCTGGCGTACGTCGGTGGCAGTGCTGAGGCGAAGCGGGTCGTGCTGGTGCGCAACGCGCTGGCCTTCATAGCCGGCTTCTCACTGGTCTTCATAGCCCTCGGGGCAGGCGCCAGCGCCCTCGGCTCGGTGCTGCGCTCCAACCAGCGCGTGCTCATGCTGGTGGGCGGCGCCCTCGTCATCCTCTTCGGGCTCGTGATGCTGGGCGTCATCAAGCTGCCGTGGCTCTACCGCGACACGCGCGTGCAGTACAGCGGCGAGACCAAGTCGCCGTTCGGCGCGTTGGTCCTCGGCATGGCCTTCGCGGCCGGCTGGACCCCCTGCATCGGCCCCATCCTCGGCGCCATCCTCACGATGGCGAGCGCCACGGGAACCCTCGCGAGCGGCGTCGGCCTCCTCGCCGTATATGCCCTGGGGCTCGGCGTGCCCTTCCTGCTGGCGGCGCTGCTCCTCGACCCGTTCATGCGCTTCTCCAAGGGCTTCCGGCGTTACCTGCCCTGGGTGGAGCGCGGCGCGGGTGTCATCCTCCTCATCGCCGGGGTCCTCATGATCACGGGGACCTACACGGCGCTGAACGCCATGCTCATCAACGTGACGCCCACCTGGCTCCTAGACCGCCTATGA
- a CDS encoding NrtA/SsuA/CpmA family ABC transporter substrate-binding protein, translating into MTGRTSKALGVAFLAVTLFLSFANAQDTHGVAPLEPAQSVRAAFVPILKFATMYVAKDRGLFEKYGLNVDLESVASGTEAIAFLEQGQIDVGGIAIVTSLWNGWNQGIDVRVFAPGGLEPFVNSPTKVLVRKDLYDSGAVTSAADLKGRTVAFAGGPGSGGEYLTAKALEPAGLTIRDVEIVSLGNADIPAAFENGSIDAALLGSPYADQVEAAGTAVPIATDLVPGLMTVAFVGSGKFLTERPEAAKRFALALLDAARLMQGDDYLAPENIAAYLHYVNSTEEAIRKGTPVVYDPNLTIPVEGLADVERVHRENGRTDYDTPIDLSKVVTTEFADWAVEVAGTYQP; encoded by the coding sequence ATGACCGGACGGACAAGCAAGGCGTTGGGCGTGGCGTTCTTGGCGGTGACGCTTTTCCTGAGTTTCGCCAACGCTCAGGACACGCATGGGGTGGCTCCGTTGGAGCCCGCCCAGTCGGTAAGGGCGGCCTTCGTGCCCATCCTCAAGTTCGCGACCATGTACGTGGCCAAGGATCGCGGCTTGTTCGAGAAGTACGGCCTGAACGTCGACCTCGAGTCGGTCGCCTCCGGCACCGAGGCCATCGCGTTCCTGGAGCAAGGGCAGATCGACGTGGGTGGCATCGCCATCGTCACGTCGCTTTGGAACGGCTGGAACCAGGGCATCGACGTGCGCGTCTTCGCCCCGGGCGGGCTGGAACCGTTCGTCAACAGCCCGACCAAGGTACTCGTGCGCAAGGACCTCTACGACTCCGGCGCCGTGACCAGCGCCGCCGACCTCAAGGGCCGCACGGTCGCCTTCGCCGGCGGTCCCGGCAGTGGCGGCGAGTACCTGACCGCCAAGGCCCTGGAACCGGCCGGGCTCACGATCCGTGACGTGGAGATCGTCTCGCTGGGTAACGCCGACATCCCGGCCGCGTTCGAGAACGGCTCGATCGACGCGGCCCTCCTCGGTTCCCCCTACGCCGACCAGGTCGAGGCGGCCGGCACCGCCGTGCCGATCGCCACGGACCTGGTCCCTGGCCTCATGACGGTGGCCTTCGTCGGTTCCGGCAAGTTCCTCACCGAGCGCCCGGAGGCGGCCAAGCGCTTCGCGCTCGCGCTGCTCGACGCCGCCCGCCTGATGCAGGGCGACGATTACCTTGCACCGGAGAACATCGCGGCCTACCTGCACTACGTGAACTCCACCGAGGAAGCCATCCGCAAGGGCACCCCCGTGGTCTACGACCCGAACCTCACCATCCCGGTCGAGGGCCTCGCCGACGTCGAACGCGTGCACCGCGAGAACGGGCGCACCGACTACGACACGCCCATCGACCTCAGCAAGGTCGTCACCACCGAGTTCGCCGACTGGGCCGTGGAGGTAGCAGGTACCTACCAGCCGTGA
- a CDS encoding ABC transporter ATP-binding protein — protein sequence MSDKIVARNAGKTYPSKAGTVTALEGFDLTVADGEFVCLVGPSGCGKSTFLRILAGLDELTSGEARVVPGDDPRRPLNNVVFQEYAVFPWKTVIDNVAFGLQMRGIGRAERYEVAERWLGKVGLKRFARYYPSQISGGMKQRVSIARALANDPEVLLMDEPLGALDAQTRAVLQEELMRIWEETHKTVLYVTHSIEEAVLLGDRVLLMTAHPGTNKSEFLIDLPRPRDLATTATARFASLTGAIWEDLRDEVRRAMEAQA from the coding sequence ATGAGCGACAAGATCGTCGCCCGCAACGCCGGTAAGACCTACCCCTCGAAGGCCGGTACCGTCACGGCCCTCGAGGGGTTCGATCTGACCGTGGCGGACGGAGAGTTTGTCTGCTTGGTGGGACCCTCGGGCTGCGGCAAGTCGACGTTCCTTCGCATCCTGGCGGGCCTCGACGAGCTGACTTCCGGCGAAGCCCGCGTCGTGCCGGGCGACGACCCGCGGCGGCCCCTCAACAACGTGGTCTTCCAGGAGTACGCCGTGTTCCCCTGGAAGACGGTCATCGACAACGTGGCGTTCGGCCTGCAGATGCGCGGCATAGGCAGGGCCGAGCGCTACGAGGTGGCCGAGCGCTGGCTGGGCAAGGTCGGCCTGAAGCGCTTCGCGAGGTACTACCCGTCGCAGATCTCGGGTGGCATGAAGCAGCGGGTGTCGATCGCCAGGGCCCTGGCCAACGACCCCGAGGTCCTCCTCATGGACGAGCCCCTCGGAGCGCTCGACGCGCAGACGCGCGCCGTGCTGCAAGAGGAGCTCATGCGCATCTGGGAGGAGACGCACAAGACCGTGCTGTACGTCACCCACTCCATCGAAGAGGCGGTGTTGTTGGGTGATCGCGTCCTCCTGATGACGGCGCATCCGGGTACCAACAAGTCGGAGTTCCTGATAGACCTCCCCAGGCCACGCGACCTCGCCACGACCGCCACCGCACGGTTCGCTTCGCTCACGGGAGCGATCTGGGAGGACCTGCGCGACGAGGTAAGGCGCGCCATGGAGGCGCAGGCGTGA
- a CDS encoding ABC transporter permease: MKAPVKGAVKPRGMARRPSHAEWLLPLAGMVAVFAAASLLDLWTGWWWAVFGVAFVLLVMVSETAARRLPFRYQGPYEKALAWLFPILVLLSWEWLSTSGVLNPRWFPPPSRIAGALWDLTVNYDRFSGTSLLGRPWLIPSRLAEAGWPGVAALFAESHVWATLSRVIVGFTIGAIPALLVGIVMGLNRTVRTMLDATMSAVYVLPKIAIFPILMLVFPDPFGEGPKVTVVAISAFFLVALSTMAGVQGIDKVLIQAGGNFGANRWQMLRHVILPGALPIVFNGLRLALGTALVVIVAVEFVRAKTGVGYLVYYHWQVLSTPKMYAALLVVMALGVGLTALLQLVERLAMPWRR; encoded by the coding sequence GTGAAGGCTCCCGTCAAGGGGGCCGTGAAGCCCCGCGGCATGGCCCGGCGGCCCAGTCATGCAGAATGGCTGCTCCCACTCGCGGGCATGGTCGCGGTCTTCGCCGCCGCCAGCCTCCTCGACCTGTGGACCGGCTGGTGGTGGGCCGTGTTCGGGGTGGCGTTCGTGCTGCTGGTGATGGTGTCGGAGACGGCGGCCCGGCGCCTACCGTTCAGGTACCAAGGGCCTTATGAGAAGGCGCTGGCCTGGCTCTTTCCCATCCTGGTGTTGCTGTCTTGGGAATGGTTGAGCACGAGTGGGGTGCTGAACCCGCGCTGGTTCCCGCCGCCCTCGCGCATCGCGGGCGCGCTCTGGGACCTGACCGTCAACTACGACCGCTTCTCGGGCACCTCGTTGCTCGGGCGGCCCTGGCTGATCCCGTCACGCCTGGCCGAGGCGGGTTGGCCCGGCGTGGCGGCGCTCTTCGCGGAGAGCCACGTCTGGGCCACGCTCTCTCGGGTCATCGTCGGTTTCACGATCGGAGCCATTCCCGCGCTGCTCGTGGGCATCGTCATGGGCCTGAACCGCACGGTCCGGACGATGCTCGACGCCACCATGTCGGCCGTCTACGTGTTGCCCAAGATCGCCATCTTCCCGATCCTCATGCTGGTGTTCCCGGACCCGTTCGGTGAGGGCCCGAAGGTGACCGTCGTGGCCATCTCGGCCTTCTTCCTCGTCGCGCTCTCGACCATGGCCGGCGTGCAAGGGATAGACAAGGTGCTCATCCAAGCGGGCGGCAACTTCGGCGCCAACAGGTGGCAGATGCTCAGGCACGTCATCCTGCCGGGTGCCTTGCCCATCGTCTTCAACGGACTGCGGCTGGCGCTGGGCACCGCGCTCGTCGTGATTGTCGCGGTCGAGTTCGTGCGCGCCAAGACGGGCGTCGGTTACCTCGTCTATTACCACTGGCAGGTCCTCAGCACGCCCAAGATGTACGCCGCCCTCCTCGTCGTCATGGCGCTGGGGGTGGGCCTCACGGCACTTTTGCAGCTGGTCGAACGCTTGGCGATGCCCTGGAGGCGCTAG
- a CDS encoding lysylphosphatidylglycerol synthase domain-containing protein: protein MIRAVAIASLLGVAGIIASFWLLGEDLSTALSVPAWAYLIGLGLAAANYLSGAIRLVLLARHLRENLTLFGALRAYAMGLSTAALTPGSTGQAPAAALTLVAGGMKAAEAWTINIRVWTLDLIFLAWSLPLSILLLGRSTTLLGSATPEIVAAVWFAGSVLLVAVLLLRLNWLTRTLSWVMRLPGLRRWRLRLDDFLLRIDQANRSLRHAGWRLTGALNLLTFSVYFTTYFTFFVVVAAVRPNAPLLVTMASAQVPSVAASFFPTPGGTGLLEVGTASLMRLSTKESAKKTAPLAAQVPDVPAEGFQRAPGTAGVLVPTDDEAKARAPVAAAILAWRILTYYLRMFVGPLLGGSLIRRRANG from the coding sequence ATGATCCGTGCGGTAGCGATCGCCAGCCTGCTCGGAGTCGCGGGGATAATCGCGTCGTTCTGGCTCCTCGGTGAGGACCTGAGCACGGCACTAAGCGTACCGGCCTGGGCGTACCTCATCGGCCTGGGTCTTGCGGCCGCCAACTACCTTAGCGGCGCGATCAGACTGGTGCTTCTCGCGCGCCACCTTCGCGAGAACCTGACGCTCTTCGGCGCGCTACGCGCCTACGCCATGGGCTTGTCCACTGCCGCGCTCACGCCCGGCAGCACGGGCCAGGCTCCAGCCGCGGCTCTCACGCTCGTCGCGGGTGGGATGAAGGCCGCCGAGGCCTGGACCATCAACATCCGCGTGTGGACCCTCGACCTCATCTTCCTCGCGTGGTCCCTACCGCTCAGCATCCTGCTGCTCGGGCGCTCCACGACGCTCCTCGGCAGCGCCACGCCGGAGATCGTGGCGGCCGTCTGGTTCGCGGGTTCCGTCCTGTTGGTCGCCGTGCTTCTGTTGAGGCTGAACTGGCTCACCAGAACCCTCAGCTGGGTGATGCGGTTGCCGGGGCTGAGGCGCTGGCGGCTGAGGCTGGACGACTTCCTCCTTCGCATCGACCAGGCCAACCGCAGCTTGCGCCACGCCGGGTGGCGACTCACTGGAGCCCTCAACCTACTTACCTTCTCCGTCTACTTCACCACCTACTTCACTTTCTTCGTGGTGGTCGCGGCCGTGCGCCCGAACGCACCGCTACTGGTGACCATGGCTAGCGCCCAGGTCCCGTCCGTCGCGGCATCGTTCTTCCCGACACCGGGGGGCACTGGCCTGCTCGAGGTCGGGACCGCCAGCCTGATGCGTCTCAGCACCAAGGAGTCGGCGAAGAAAACCGCACCCTTGGCGGCGCAAGTACCCGACGTGCCGGCCGAAGGGTTTCAGCGCGCTCCCGGTACGGCCGGGGTGCTCGTTCCCACGGACGACGAAGCCAAGGCCAGGGCCCCGGTCGCGGCGGCGATCCTCGCCTGGAGGATCCTCACCTACTACCTGCGCATGTTCGTCGGGCCGCTGCTGGGCGGCAGCCTTATCCGCCGCCGGGCGAACGGCTAG
- a CDS encoding diguanylate cyclase — MAQEVGSPLARLLGLAEAAEVASHEFRYDDALRFGYEALVLVGLDPKASPATWDQSALLLGDAELNPVARITTAMAICAFRQADYMEALYLAQLELYLRRQLDDETGTAFALLGLGWCHQAAGLYEQALTHQFEALDALEKVRPEAVAGPLNGIARIYLDLAQVDLALEYARRGLAAAPTSPTAQRDRSTALRIIGQALQAKGDFAAARAAFQECYERSDAYGQRLAVISLGDLCLAEGLLDEAQQHFEECLVRASPEMRERVQCTALLGLGRVFIAHGEPERALAPLAEAVARTTASGAPVETAAAHYAMSEALEGLGRWEQALEHFKRFHEVNDRTLRQLSDRRTQVLQVQLDVERVRKDREIDRLRNVELARAYADLNELHKQLEAQAARLERLSRTDALTGVPNRRAFDERLTVELQRSRRGDLPVSLLMIDVDDFKLVNDTFSHAVGDEVLCAVADILVACTREVDLVARIGGEEFVVLLAETGADGAEHVARKIVTAIPRLEVESAEVHVTASVGVATCEPFDDESSIFKRADYNLYEAKRLGKNRVNA; from the coding sequence ATGGCGCAGGAAGTCGGTTCACCGCTTGCCCGGCTGCTAGGCCTGGCAGAGGCGGCAGAAGTAGCCAGTCACGAGTTCCGTTACGACGATGCCTTGCGCTTCGGTTACGAAGCGCTCGTGCTCGTCGGGCTCGATCCCAAGGCCTCCCCCGCGACGTGGGATCAGAGCGCTCTGCTGCTCGGCGACGCGGAGCTGAACCCGGTTGCGCGAATCACCACCGCCATGGCGATCTGCGCTTTCCGCCAAGCGGACTACATGGAGGCTCTGTACCTCGCCCAGTTGGAGCTGTACCTCCGCAGGCAGCTCGATGACGAGACGGGTACGGCCTTTGCCCTACTGGGGCTTGGCTGGTGTCATCAGGCGGCCGGACTCTACGAGCAGGCTCTCACCCACCAGTTCGAAGCGCTGGACGCCCTCGAGAAGGTCAGGCCCGAGGCGGTGGCCGGGCCCCTCAACGGGATAGCCCGCATCTACCTGGACTTGGCCCAGGTCGACCTGGCGCTGGAGTACGCAAGGCGCGGACTCGCCGCGGCCCCCACGTCACCGACCGCGCAGCGCGACAGGTCCACCGCGCTTCGCATCATCGGCCAGGCACTTCAGGCCAAGGGAGACTTCGCGGCGGCACGTGCAGCCTTCCAGGAGTGCTACGAGCGCTCGGACGCGTACGGCCAGCGCCTGGCCGTCATCAGCCTCGGTGACCTCTGCCTGGCGGAGGGCCTGCTGGACGAGGCGCAGCAGCACTTCGAGGAGTGTCTCGTCCGCGCGTCTCCCGAGATGCGCGAGCGGGTCCAGTGCACTGCCCTGCTCGGCCTGGGACGAGTGTTCATAGCTCACGGGGAACCCGAGCGGGCTCTCGCACCGTTGGCGGAGGCAGTGGCCAGAACCACCGCCAGCGGCGCGCCGGTCGAGACGGCGGCAGCACACTACGCCATGAGCGAGGCCCTGGAGGGCCTCGGCAGGTGGGAACAGGCGTTGGAGCACTTCAAGCGCTTCCACGAAGTGAACGACCGTACCCTGCGGCAACTCTCCGACCGGCGCACGCAAGTGTTACAGGTGCAGCTCGATGTCGAGCGCGTCCGCAAGGACCGAGAGATAGACCGGTTGCGCAACGTCGAGCTTGCGCGGGCCTACGCCGACCTCAACGAGCTCCATAAGCAACTTGAGGCGCAAGCGGCGCGGCTCGAGCGCCTGAGCCGAACCGACGCGCTCACTGGCGTTCCGAATCGCCGCGCGTTCGACGAGCGGTTGACCGTGGAGTTGCAGCGCTCCAGGCGCGGGGACCTGCCCGTCAGCCTGTTGATGATCGACGTAGACGACTTCAAGCTCGTGAACGACACCTTCTCGCACGCCGTCGGCGACGAGGTCCTATGCGCAGTTGCCGACATCCTGGTGGCCTGCACCAGGGAGGTCGACCTGGTGGCCAGGATCGGGGGCGAGGAGTTCGTCGTCCTGCTCGCGGAGACCGGTGCGGACGGCGCCGAGCACGTTGCCAGGAAGATCGTCACCGCCATCCCCAGGCTCGAGGTGGAGTCGGCCGAGGTCCACGTCACCGCGAGCGTGGGCGTAGCCACCTGCGAACCTTTCGACGACGAGTCGTCGATCTTCAAGCGCGCAGACTACAACCTCTACGAGGCCAAGAGGCTCGGCAAGAACCGCGTGAACGCGTAA
- a CDS encoding VOC family protein, with protein sequence MSFATSGLHHVTAIATRPQANVEFYVRLLGQRLVKRTVNYDDPQTWHLYFGGPLGQPGTVMTFFSWPGAGPAVRGAGETTAVAYRVPAGALDAWRQRLDDHQLAHSSFERFGERVLAFADPDGTPLELVEASNGGPLLNWPGAPLPGGLAPQGLHAVTLSAPRLDATVTALERALGMQVIASDEAGTARRVRLGPKPAADPLSYPPGGYLDLLEVPSALQGRLGSGAIHHVALRASATGLEEAREALLSAGLTPTPVKNRLYFKSVYFKEPGGAILEVATDEPGFTVDEPADELGLAFKLPEWLESERDFLRARLPVTASPEYADRWNQ encoded by the coding sequence ATGTCATTCGCAACTTCAGGCCTTCACCACGTGACGGCCATCGCCACCAGGCCCCAGGCCAACGTCGAGTTCTACGTGAGGCTGCTAGGCCAACGGCTCGTGAAGCGCACCGTCAACTACGACGACCCGCAGACCTGGCACCTCTACTTCGGCGGCCCCCTAGGCCAGCCAGGCACGGTGATGACGTTCTTCTCGTGGCCTGGTGCGGGTCCGGCCGTCCGTGGCGCTGGCGAGACCACGGCCGTGGCCTACCGTGTTCCTGCGGGCGCCCTGGACGCGTGGCGGCAGCGGCTGGACGACCACCAGTTGGCGCACTCCTCGTTCGAGCGCTTCGGCGAACGGGTTCTGGCGTTCGCGGACCCCGATGGGACGCCCCTGGAACTGGTCGAGGCATCGAACGGGGGCCCGCTCCTGAACTGGCCCGGGGCCCCCTTGCCTGGCGGCCTGGCGCCGCAGGGCCTTCATGCCGTAACGCTCTCGGCGCCCCGCTTGGATGCGACGGTGACCGCCTTGGAACGAGCACTGGGCATGCAGGTGATCGCAAGCGACGAAGCCGGCACCGCGCGTCGCGTGCGCCTAGGGCCAAAGCCGGCGGCCGACCCACTCTCCTACCCACCGGGCGGTTACCTGGATCTGCTCGAGGTGCCGTCTGCCCTTCAGGGTCGCCTCGGGTCCGGGGCCATTCACCACGTCGCGCTGAGGGCGTCGGCCACCGGTCTCGAGGAGGCACGCGAGGCGCTCCTGAGCGCGGGCCTCACTCCCACGCCCGTCAAGAACCGCCTCTACTTCAAGTCGGTATACTTCAAGGAGCCTGGAGGAGCCATCCTCGAGGTGGCCACCGACGAACCTGGTTTCACGGTCGACGAACCGGCCGACGAGCTTGGCCTGGCCTTCAAGCTGCCGGAGTGGCTCGAGAGCGAACGTGATTTCCTGCGCGCCAGGTTGCCGGTGACCGCAAGCCCGGAGTACGCGGACCGCTGGAATCAGTAG
- a CDS encoding TlpA disulfide reductase family protein: protein MTPWPTEFVSGGTAPSPSEADGRLPTLVMFFNLECAACVARGVPFMKRMQKEHGERIRTMLVHTSHGHRELPRDQVVPTLVRFAEEFARVEMPVALDLSGDLARAWKIEGTPHWYVFDAEGELARSVFGSQDNARTRLEYLLEELTEGQGAQGDG from the coding sequence ATGACGCCGTGGCCTACGGAGTTCGTTTCGGGCGGAACCGCGCCCTCGCCCAGCGAGGCCGACGGTCGCCTGCCTACCCTCGTCATGTTCTTCAACCTCGAGTGCGCGGCCTGCGTGGCCCGCGGCGTGCCCTTCATGAAGCGCATGCAGAAGGAACACGGGGAACGCATCAGGACCATGCTCGTCCACACATCCCATGGTCACCGGGAGTTGCCGCGAGATCAGGTGGTGCCGACGCTGGTGCGTTTCGCCGAGGAGTTCGCGCGCGTGGAGATGCCCGTCGCCCTCGACCTCTCGGGCGACCTGGCGCGTGCCTGGAAGATCGAGGGCACGCCGCACTGGTACGTGTTCGACGCTGAAGGCGAGTTGGCACGGTCCGTCTTCGGTTCACAGGACAACGCGCGCACCAGGCTCGAGTACCTGCTCGAGGAACTGACAGAGGGGCAAGGGGCGCAGGGCGACGGCTAA